One genomic region from Macellibacteroides fermentans encodes:
- a CDS encoding ISAs1 family transposase, translating to MTLLAFASSIEDYRFDRNKVHSAETIIYITLAAVICGAETWNEIEDFGHCKIDFFSRTIPSFNGIPSHDTFNRFFTVLDTSYFENQFREWVKSICGKYKGVVAIDGKTICGAYESEEAKLFRGTYLKPSSPKYKLHMVSAWAADNGISLGQIKTEEKSNEITAIPELLEALDIKECIITIDAMGCQKTIASKIIDKEADYVLAVKNNHMHLYKEIEHFFTIWSAEKPNRVSVYEKSETGHGRLEKRTCIACDNLYWLNTKDFTQWAGLKTFACVITERTVPGEKGPRKQKETRYYISSLALDAELIASSVRKHWSVENNLHWQLDVSFNEDYGRKKNNAAVNFSLVSKTALSMLKHYESKSSIARKRKSAGWSDDVLQSILSVEKF from the coding sequence ATGACATTGCTTGCTTTTGCTTCAAGTATCGAAGATTATCGTTTTGACAGAAATAAGGTTCACTCTGCAGAAACTATTATTTATATTACGTTAGCTGCCGTTATTTGCGGGGCCGAGACATGGAATGAAATAGAAGACTTTGGTCATTGTAAAATTGATTTCTTCTCTCGTACGATCCCTTCTTTTAATGGAATACCCTCACATGATACATTTAACCGATTTTTCACAGTCTTGGATACCTCATATTTTGAAAATCAATTCAGAGAATGGGTTAAATCCATATGTGGCAAGTATAAAGGCGTGGTTGCTATCGACGGCAAAACAATATGCGGAGCATATGAGTCTGAAGAGGCTAAATTATTCAGAGGTACCTACTTAAAACCATCGAGTCCCAAATATAAACTTCACATGGTAAGTGCCTGGGCCGCAGACAATGGAATAAGCCTTGGACAAATCAAGACAGAAGAAAAATCCAATGAAATTACCGCTATCCCCGAACTATTGGAAGCATTAGATATTAAAGAGTGTATAATCACTATTGATGCTATGGGATGTCAAAAGACAATAGCATCTAAAATAATAGACAAAGAAGCTGATTACGTTTTGGCTGTGAAAAACAACCATATGCATTTATACAAAGAAATAGAACATTTTTTCACCATTTGGAGTGCTGAGAAGCCCAACCGGGTAAGCGTTTACGAGAAGAGCGAGACTGGACATGGTCGTTTGGAAAAAAGAACTTGCATAGCCTGTGACAACCTATACTGGTTAAATACTAAAGACTTCACTCAATGGGCTGGTTTGAAAACATTTGCCTGTGTCATTACAGAGCGTACCGTTCCAGGCGAAAAAGGCCCTCGTAAACAAAAAGAAACCAGATACTATATTTCTTCATTAGCTTTAGATGCTGAATTAATCGCTAGTTCTGTCAGAAAACACTGGTCTGTGGAAAATAATTTACACTGGCAATTGGATGTCTCGTTTAATGAAGATTACGGAAGAAAGAAGAACAATGCTGCCGTCAACTTTTCGCTTGTCTCTAAAACAGCTTTATCTATGTTAAAGCACTATGAAAGTAAAAGTAGCATTGCTCGCAAAAGAAAATCAGCAGGATGGTCTGACGACGTTCTCCAAAGCATACTTTCTGTGGAGAAATTTTAA
- a CDS encoding cytidylate kinase-like family protein: protein MENKIIVTIGRQFGSGGREIGQKLAEILGIAYYDKELMAMAAKDSGLCEEFFEKADERVSGNLSYAFSLGYSYMGAYAPFNDILSNDGLFKLQSDTIRSLAEKQSCVMVGRCADYILRNEPSCISVFIHNTAENRINRIMEYDKVTEQEAKDRMASIDKSRSSYYNYYTNKAWGVASSYNLSIDASMLGIDDTVLFIKDFVMRRMEILSHQ from the coding sequence ATGGAAAACAAAATCATTGTAACAATTGGACGGCAATTTGGAAGCGGTGGACGCGAGATAGGTCAGAAACTTGCTGAAATATTAGGAATTGCCTATTATGATAAGGAATTGATGGCGATGGCTGCCAAAGATAGCGGATTGTGCGAAGAGTTTTTTGAGAAAGCCGATGAGCGCGTATCCGGCAATTTATCCTATGCTTTTTCTTTGGGGTATTCATATATGGGAGCCTACGCACCTTTTAATGATATTTTGTCAAATGATGGCCTGTTCAAGTTGCAGTCGGACACCATCCGGTCATTAGCCGAAAAGCAATCGTGTGTGATGGTAGGTCGTTGTGCCGATTATATTTTACGTAACGAGCCTTCTTGTATAAGTGTATTTATCCATAATACAGCAGAGAACCGGATCAACCGAATCATGGAATACGATAAAGTAACAGAACAAGAGGCCAAAGACCGTATGGCATCCATCGACAAATCCCGCTCTTCATATTATAACTATTACACCAACAAAGCATGGGGAGTAGCCTCATCCTATAATTTATCTATTGACGCTTCAATGTTGGGAATAGATGATACCGTACTGTTTATAAAGGATTTTGTAATGCGAAGAATGGAAATACTATCGCATCAATAA
- a CDS encoding S9 family peptidase — MNLIKNAACLLLLASVSVSAAEDIKVRQFKHAGPFAVQKPVISDSLNVNGKAFELNNLMKTPLAFGKVLQQATTLETDTAGFVRLAYQKGINGLHVCSFYLNSDRFVKGTLEVEGTGRFEVYVDDKKVCEKSSVDSTQSKAGSASSQLTLEPRRYEVVIKYLTTDNDPAEPVLKAGFKSKGKAVVEASVNPNARYTVNNIIEGKDFSGVSLSPNGKYALVKYIERFTAGKSKQYTQLTDVATGKVLFTEDGSARDARWMPVSNKLYYTATGMKGTELIVMDPKTMEKVKLVDDLPKGSFQFTPDEKTLLFSIEEEGPKENSDLIRVLEPSDRLPGWRNRSFIHRYVLSTGLMEQLTYGHNSTYLNDVSADSRYILFSTSERVLTSLPFSRNSTYKLDLQTMAVDTLWEKAPYVSQATFSPDGKQLLVSGSGDAFDGIGLKVKEGQISNSYDGQLFVFDLATRKAKALTKEFDPSVVGGVWNIYDKQIYFMAEDKDYQRIFCCNPQTGQIKPVAVTEDVINSYSLALTAPVLMYYGQSVSNANRLYTYDLKGSKSRLVYDLSAEKLQDITFGEVHDWNFISDEGTTIQGRYYLPSNFDKTKKYPMIVYYYGGTSPTNRALEARYSMHMYAAQGYVVYTLNPSGTTGFGQEFSARHVNAWGKVTADEIIKGTETFCHEHPFVDSKKIGCIGASYGGFMTQYLQTRTDLFAAAISHAGISALSSYWGEGYWGYGYCAVANAGSYPWNNAELFTKQSPLFNADKIKTPLLLLHGNSDTNVPVGESIQMFAALKLLGKTVEFIQVDGENHGIVGYSKRIGWQNSIFAWFAKYLQDDSAWWDTLYPERTL, encoded by the coding sequence ATGAATTTAATAAAAAACGCAGCTTGTCTTCTGCTATTGGCATCTGTTTCGGTTTCGGCAGCAGAAGATATTAAAGTCCGCCAATTTAAACACGCCGGACCGTTTGCCGTTCAAAAGCCTGTCATATCAGACAGTCTGAATGTTAACGGCAAAGCTTTTGAGCTTAACAACCTGATGAAAACCCCTCTGGCTTTCGGGAAAGTGTTACAACAAGCCACTACATTGGAAACCGACACCGCCGGATTTGTTCGGTTAGCCTATCAAAAAGGAATTAACGGACTGCATGTATGTTCGTTTTACCTGAACAGCGATCGCTTTGTAAAAGGAACTTTGGAGGTAGAAGGGACCGGACGCTTTGAAGTATACGTAGACGACAAGAAAGTGTGCGAAAAGAGTTCTGTCGACTCTACTCAAAGTAAAGCGGGATCTGCCTCATCGCAACTCACCCTTGAGCCCCGCCGTTACGAGGTGGTGATTAAATACCTCACTACAGATAACGATCCGGCCGAACCTGTACTGAAAGCCGGGTTTAAGAGTAAAGGAAAAGCTGTTGTAGAAGCATCAGTGAACCCCAATGCCCGCTATACGGTAAATAATATTATTGAAGGCAAAGACTTTTCGGGAGTAAGCCTTTCACCCAACGGAAAGTATGCGTTGGTAAAATACATTGAACGATTTACTGCTGGTAAAAGCAAACAATATACCCAGCTTACCGATGTTGCCACAGGCAAAGTATTGTTTACAGAAGACGGTTCTGCCAGAGATGCACGCTGGATGCCTGTAAGCAACAAGCTATATTATACAGCCACGGGTATGAAGGGAACCGAGCTGATTGTAATGGATCCCAAAACAATGGAAAAAGTAAAATTGGTAGACGATCTACCTAAAGGCAGTTTTCAGTTTACTCCGGATGAAAAAACACTGCTCTTCTCTATTGAAGAAGAAGGACCCAAAGAAAATTCAGACCTTATCCGTGTACTTGAACCGTCCGACCGCTTACCGGGATGGCGTAACCGTAGTTTTATACATCGGTATGTATTATCGACAGGCCTGATGGAACAGTTGACCTACGGACACAACAGTACGTATCTGAACGACGTTAGCGCCGATAGCCGCTATATATTGTTCAGCACCAGTGAACGGGTACTCACTTCTCTACCCTTTTCGAGAAACTCCACCTATAAACTCGACCTGCAGACAATGGCGGTTGATACCTTGTGGGAAAAAGCTCCTTATGTAAGTCAGGCTACCTTTTCGCCGGATGGAAAACAATTACTGGTTTCCGGATCGGGCGATGCATTCGATGGCATTGGACTGAAAGTAAAAGAGGGACAGATCTCGAACTCGTACGACGGTCAGCTTTTTGTATTTGATCTTGCAACTCGTAAGGCAAAAGCCCTTACCAAAGAGTTTGACCCCAGTGTAGTAGGCGGCGTATGGAATATATACGACAAGCAGATCTATTTCATGGCAGAAGACAAAGATTACCAACGTATATTTTGCTGTAATCCGCAAACGGGACAGATTAAACCTGTAGCTGTTACGGAAGATGTTATCAATTCATACAGCCTTGCCCTGACCGCTCCGGTACTGATGTATTACGGACAGAGCGTTTCCAATGCCAACCGGTTGTACACCTACGATCTGAAAGGATCCAAGAGCAGATTGGTTTACGATTTGTCAGCCGAAAAACTACAAGACATTACATTTGGCGAAGTACATGACTGGAATTTCATTTCGGATGAAGGGACAACAATCCAGGGACGTTATTACCTGCCATCCAACTTCGACAAAACCAAAAAATACCCGATGATCGTCTATTATTACGGCGGTACATCGCCAACAAACAGAGCCTTGGAAGCTCGTTATTCGATGCACATGTATGCGGCACAAGGATATGTTGTGTATACATTGAACCCCAGTGGAACAACCGGCTTCGGACAAGAATTCTCTGCCCGCCATGTAAATGCCTGGGGTAAGGTTACAGCCGATGAAATTATTAAGGGAACAGAAACATTCTGTCATGAACACCCTTTTGTAGACAGCAAAAAGATTGGATGTATCGGCGCAAGCTACGGTGGTTTTATGACACAATACCTGCAAACCCGCACCGATCTGTTTGCGGCGGCCATTAGTCACGCCGGTATCAGCGCACTAAGCAGTTACTGGGGTGAAGGCTATTGGGGATATGGCTATTGCGCCGTTGCCAATGCCGGAAGCTATCCATGGAACAATGCGGAACTATTCACGAAACAAAGTCCCCTGTTCAATGCAGATAAGATCAAGACTCCCCTACTCCTTTTACATGGAAATTCAGATACCAACGTGCCTGTAGGCGAAAGTATACAGATGTTCGCTGCATTGAAACTGCTTGGAAAAACCGTAGAGTTTATTCAGGTAGATGGCGAAAATCATGGAATTGTTGGCTACAGCAAACGAATTGGATGGCAGAACTCCATATTTGCCTGGTTTGCAAAATACCTGCAGGATGATTCCGCTTGGTGGGACACCTTGTATCCGGAAAGGACCTTGTAA
- the ispE gene encoding 4-(cytidine 5'-diphospho)-2-C-methyl-D-erythritol kinase encodes MICFPNAKINLGLDIVSKRPDGYHNIETVFYPIPVKDALEVVQSNESTFIQSGIPVDGPAEKNLVIKALNLLKSQYDIPPLEVRLLKNIPFGAGLGGGSADAACMLKLINEFCSLRIPEEHLELMASTLGADCPFFIRNKPVFASGIGNIFEPVNLSLQDYHLCLIKPDISVSTPEAYSLVKPAQPIVSLKKIIEMPVEEWREVMFNAFEKSVFAKQPVIEALKNALYEEGAVYASMSGSGSSVFGLFKKPTNLKDQFTSCFVWEGKLQ; translated from the coding sequence ATGATTTGTTTCCCTAATGCCAAAATTAACCTGGGACTGGATATTGTAAGTAAGCGACCGGATGGTTATCATAACATCGAAACGGTATTCTATCCTATTCCTGTTAAGGATGCACTTGAAGTGGTGCAGTCCAACGAATCCACGTTCATACAAAGTGGAATTCCGGTGGATGGCCCAGCAGAAAAGAATCTGGTTATAAAGGCGCTGAATCTCTTAAAGTCTCAATACGATATCCCTCCGCTAGAGGTTCGTTTACTGAAAAACATACCATTCGGAGCCGGATTGGGAGGAGGATCGGCCGATGCAGCATGTATGCTGAAGCTTATAAACGAGTTTTGTTCACTCCGGATTCCGGAAGAACATTTAGAACTTATGGCTTCTACCCTGGGGGCCGACTGTCCTTTCTTTATCCGAAACAAACCCGTTTTTGCTTCAGGTATCGGAAATATCTTTGAACCGGTTAACCTGTCTTTACAAGACTATCACCTGTGCCTGATCAAACCGGACATATCGGTATCCACCCCCGAAGCCTATTCTCTTGTAAAACCAGCTCAACCCATTGTCTCTCTGAAGAAGATCATCGAGATGCCTGTAGAAGAATGGCGTGAAGTTATGTTTAACGCTTTTGAGAAGAGTGTTTTTGCGAAACAACCCGTAATAGAAGCCCTAAAAAATGCTCTTTACGAAGAGGGTGCAGTATATGCATCGATGTCGGGTTCCGGATCATCGGTATTCGGTCTCTTTAAAAAGCCGACTAATCTGAAGGACCAATTTACCTCATGCTTTGTATGGGAAGGAAAATTACAGTAA
- a CDS encoding MATE family efflux transporter: MENQNWTSTEEVRTGDLTRGPVWRVIVRFAVPLLIGNILQQLYNITDSIIVGQFLGKEALAAVSASFFIYYFIISLVIGIGSGVSVVVSQYFGARQYKMVQRAFSSFFIFMLVSGIILSIVGIIFAEPIFRLTNTPAEVIPEAVKYFKIYIGGTFLFVTFNSIVSILRGIGESNRPMIFILVSTLLNVVLDVLFIVGFGWGIEGAARATVAAQGIAMCIALFYINDRHPLLSIKKEDLVFDMKLFKQGLRIGLPTSVQQCAISLGLIALLGIVNSFGTDTLTAYGAAGKIDTIITQAILTLSGALAAFTGQNIGAGKFDRVKTGLRFSMSVNAVFSLLAFAAVFFFGEELMRAFTHDPKVIAIGKEYLLIVGGFFIIHGTLNVYNGALRGAGDTLFTMVTSLITLWIIRIPLAYWLSGELGRTGIWWAIGLSIALGMVATYIYYKGGHWKKRCLIDHGKK, from the coding sequence ATGGAAAATCAAAATTGGACCAGTACAGAAGAGGTAAGAACGGGCGACCTAACCAGGGGCCCTGTGTGGAGGGTGATTGTACGATTTGCAGTTCCGTTACTTATTGGCAACATACTACAACAGTTATATAATATAACCGACAGCATCATAGTAGGACAGTTTTTGGGTAAAGAAGCGCTTGCAGCCGTTAGTGCCTCTTTTTTCATTTATTATTTTATCATTTCGCTCGTAATAGGAATTGGAAGCGGTGTATCGGTGGTTGTATCGCAATACTTCGGTGCACGCCAGTATAAAATGGTGCAACGGGCTTTTTCGTCTTTCTTTATATTCATGCTGGTTTCCGGAATCATTTTATCGATAGTGGGAATCATATTTGCCGAACCTATATTCCGACTAACCAACACCCCTGCCGAAGTTATACCCGAGGCTGTAAAATACTTTAAGATCTATATAGGAGGTACATTCCTGTTTGTAACATTCAACAGCATCGTTTCTATTCTGCGAGGCATTGGAGAGTCAAATCGTCCTATGATTTTTATCCTTGTCTCCACCCTGCTAAACGTGGTGCTCGACGTATTATTTATTGTTGGATTCGGTTGGGGCATTGAAGGTGCGGCACGGGCAACCGTAGCAGCTCAGGGAATCGCCATGTGTATAGCTCTTTTCTATATCAACGACCGCCATCCCTTACTTTCTATCAAGAAGGAGGACCTGGTCTTTGATATGAAACTGTTCAAGCAAGGCCTCAGGATCGGTCTCCCCACCAGCGTACAGCAATGCGCCATCTCGTTGGGACTGATTGCTTTATTGGGTATTGTAAACAGTTTTGGCACAGACACACTGACAGCTTATGGGGCTGCAGGCAAAATAGATACGATCATTACTCAGGCAATACTGACTCTTTCGGGTGCTTTAGCTGCTTTTACAGGACAGAACATCGGGGCCGGAAAATTCGACCGCGTAAAAACCGGACTTCGTTTTTCAATGAGTGTGAATGCCGTATTCAGCCTTTTGGCCTTTGCAGCCGTTTTCTTCTTTGGCGAAGAATTGATGAGAGCCTTTACCCACGATCCGAAAGTAATCGCCATCGGTAAAGAATATCTATTGATTGTAGGCGGTTTTTTCATTATACATGGCACATTAAATGTATATAACGGAGCCCTCAGAGGCGCCGGCGACACCCTGTTCACTATGGTTACCAGTCTGATTACTCTATGGATCATCCGCATTCCGCTTGCCTACTGGCTTAGCGGAGAGCTTGGAAGGACCGGAATATGGTGGGCAATCGGATTAAGTATAGCCTTGGGCATGGTGGCTACTTATATTTATTATAAGGGAGGCCACTGGAAAAAAAGATGCCTGATCGACCACGGGAAAAAGTAA
- a CDS encoding YihY/virulence factor BrkB family protein: MKNKEKIPFSERVNELLSWTIRFITYDIWRITESEVSGLKVFYFNAIKTVILAVRGFINQELQTKASALTFSTLLSIVPMLAVIVGIAKGFGLQDTVRQEFFTYFPGHELELIKAFEYVERYLAEAQGGVIIGIGLLLLFYTVINLISSVEDTFNDIWQIQKSRPWHRKITDYLALFIVLPLLMTISSGSTIFMSTMQSTYLSEFVLLSPIVGVILNVAPYIITIMAFTALYISLPNTKVKFVNGLVAGVIAGCAFQFFQFIYISGQIWVSKYNAIYGSFAALPLLLLWLQLSWLICLFGAELSYASQNVKKFSFDRDTKSISRRYNDFLTLLIASLIVKRFEKGEKPYTADEISEQYCIPIRITTQILYHLTELKIIIEVNYGEDDRVMYYQPALDIHKITVSYLLSKMDEFGSENFKIDTSGLVNREWETLLKTRNDMYQANDKILLKDL; the protein is encoded by the coding sequence ATGAAAAATAAGGAGAAAATACCATTCAGCGAACGCGTAAACGAATTATTGTCGTGGACAATTCGCTTTATCACTTACGACATCTGGCGGATAACAGAAAGTGAAGTCAGCGGACTGAAGGTCTTTTATTTTAATGCGATAAAGACTGTCATTTTGGCTGTAAGGGGGTTTATTAATCAGGAGTTGCAAACCAAAGCATCGGCACTTACCTTCAGCACGCTTCTTTCCATCGTTCCCATGTTGGCTGTTATTGTTGGAATTGCCAAGGGATTTGGACTTCAGGATACTGTTAGACAGGAATTTTTCACCTATTTTCCGGGGCACGAGCTCGAACTGATTAAAGCATTCGAGTATGTAGAACGTTATCTGGCCGAGGCCCAGGGTGGCGTAATTATTGGAATCGGATTATTGCTTCTGTTTTATACAGTAATCAACCTGATATCGTCTGTAGAAGATACCTTTAACGACATATGGCAAATCCAGAAGTCACGTCCGTGGCACCGTAAGATAACAGACTACCTGGCTCTTTTCATTGTATTGCCGCTACTTATGACTATCTCGAGTGGTTCGACAATTTTCATGTCTACCATGCAGAGCACCTACCTCAGCGAGTTTGTGTTGCTCAGCCCTATAGTTGGCGTGATACTGAACGTTGCTCCCTACATTATCACCATCATGGCCTTTACGGCATTGTACATCTCGTTGCCCAACACCAAGGTTAAGTTTGTAAACGGTCTGGTTGCCGGTGTCATTGCCGGTTGTGCCTTTCAGTTTTTTCAGTTTATATACATCAGCGGACAGATTTGGGTTTCTAAATACAACGCCATCTATGGTAGCTTTGCAGCCCTTCCACTCTTGTTACTCTGGCTGCAACTCTCGTGGTTGATCTGTCTTTTCGGAGCCGAACTTTCCTACGCATCTCAGAATGTAAAGAAGTTCAGTTTCGACCGCGACACCAAAAGTATCAGCAGACGTTACAATGATTTCCTAACTTTACTGATCGCTTCCCTAATTGTAAAGCGGTTTGAAAAGGGAGAGAAACCCTATACTGCAGATGAAATATCCGAACAATATTGTATCCCTATCCGTATCACAACTCAGATATTGTATCATCTTACAGAGTTAAAAATCATCATTGAGGTAAACTATGGAGAAGACGATCGGGTTATGTATTATCAACCGGCGTTAGACATTCATAAAATTACGGTAAGTTACCTGCTAAGTAAAATGGATGAATTCGGTTCCGAAAACTTCAAGATAGACACTTCGGGACTTGTAAACCGGGAGTGGGAAACATTACTTAAAACCAGAAATGACATGTATCAGGCAAATGACAAAATTTTGCTGAAAGACCTGTAA
- a CDS encoding GAF domain-containing protein: MAEEIISKGENKKEKYEELVPQIAALLQGESDVVANMANVAAALKQVFGFFWVGFYVVKEDKLVLAPFQGPVACTRIGFGKGVCGTAWKEKQTQLVPDVDKFPGHIACSSASRSEIVVPILVNKTVVAVLDVDSEHLNSFDTTDARYLTMITELLSDSFIL; encoded by the coding sequence ATGGCGGAAGAGATTATTTCTAAGGGAGAAAATAAAAAAGAAAAGTACGAAGAGTTAGTCCCCCAAATTGCAGCATTACTTCAGGGAGAATCAGATGTGGTAGCCAATATGGCCAATGTGGCTGCCGCCTTAAAGCAGGTATTTGGGTTTTTCTGGGTTGGATTCTATGTTGTGAAAGAAGACAAGCTTGTGTTAGCGCCTTTTCAGGGACCTGTTGCCTGTACACGTATTGGATTTGGCAAAGGAGTGTGTGGTACTGCCTGGAAGGAAAAGCAAACCCAGCTAGTTCCGGATGTAGATAAGTTTCCGGGACATATTGCCTGCAGTTCGGCATCCAGATCAGAAATTGTTGTTCCAATATTGGTTAACAAAACTGTAGTCGCAGTATTAGATGTAGATAGCGAGCACCTTAATAGTTTTGATACTACAGATGCCCGCTACCTGACAATGATTACGGAATTACTTTCCGATAGTTTTATTCTTTAG
- a CDS encoding MATE family efflux transporter, protein MTKDNSPLVLGSEPIGKLLMKYALPAIIAMTATSLYNIADSIFIGHGVGALAISGLAITFPLMNLAAAFGSLVGVGASTLISVKLGQKDYENANKVLGNVLILNVIIGALFTLFALIFLDPMLYFFGASEHTIPYARDFMQIILIGNIITHMYLGLNAVLRSVGYPKLAMYTTLLSVVFNCVLNPLFIFGFGWGIKGSAIATVISQVLSLAVQLIHFANPNQLIRFRTGIYALRKDIVQGILSIGMSPFLMNLCSCLIVLLINRGLKTYGGDMAIGAYGIVNRVLFLFVMIIMGLNQGMQPIAGYNYGARLYQRVTGVTLLTTYWATGVATLGFLLCQLLPEYIVGMFTSDPELVHTAVNGLRIAFLVFPIIGIQMVSTNFFLSIGMAKKAIFLSLTRQLIFLIPFLIILPQYFGALGVWISLPSADFISTIVTLIVIIRQFATFKRLNAAEIKDNH, encoded by the coding sequence ATGACAAAAGATAATTCACCCTTAGTTTTAGGTTCCGAACCCATAGGAAAGCTTTTAATGAAATATGCTTTACCTGCCATCATCGCAATGACAGCTACCTCGCTTTATAATATTGCCGACAGCATTTTTATAGGACATGGAGTAGGGGCGTTGGCTATTTCTGGTTTGGCAATCACTTTCCCATTAATGAACCTTGCAGCAGCCTTCGGATCTTTGGTCGGAGTTGGAGCATCTACGCTTATATCTGTAAAGCTGGGGCAGAAAGACTATGAAAATGCCAATAAAGTGCTTGGCAATGTACTTATTCTTAACGTGATAATCGGGGCATTGTTTACTCTTTTCGCATTGATCTTTCTAGATCCAATGCTGTACTTTTTTGGTGCCAGCGAACACACCATTCCCTATGCGCGAGATTTTATGCAGATTATCCTGATCGGGAACATCATTACGCATATGTATCTGGGATTGAATGCTGTGCTTCGTTCCGTTGGATACCCCAAGCTTGCGATGTATACAACCCTTTTGTCGGTTGTGTTTAACTGTGTGCTGAATCCTCTTTTTATCTTCGGCTTCGGGTGGGGCATCAAAGGATCTGCTATTGCCACTGTAATCTCTCAGGTATTGTCTCTTGCTGTTCAATTAATACACTTTGCCAATCCTAATCAGCTTATCAGATTTCGTACTGGAATATACGCTCTCCGAAAAGATATCGTACAAGGTATCCTGTCTATCGGAATGTCACCCTTTCTAATGAATCTGTGTTCGTGCCTGATTGTACTTCTTATCAACAGAGGGCTTAAAACTTACGGTGGCGATATGGCCATTGGGGCTTACGGAATTGTTAACCGGGTTTTGTTCCTTTTTGTGATGATTATAATGGGGCTTAACCAAGGTATGCAACCAATAGCTGGATATAATTACGGAGCCCGACTCTATCAAAGGGTTACTGGCGTTACACTACTCACTACCTATTGGGCTACCGGAGTAGCAACACTTGGTTTTCTATTGTGTCAATTATTGCCCGAATACATTGTAGGCATGTTTACTTCAGATCCTGAACTTGTTCATACAGCGGTAAATGGTCTGCGAATTGCTTTCCTTGTTTTTCCAATTATTGGTATTCAGATGGTTTCCACCAACTTTTTCCTATCCATTGGAATGGCAAAAAAAGCAATATTCCTTTCCCTAACCAGACAACTTATCTTCCTGATACCATTCCTTATCATTCTGCCTCAATACTTTGGAGCATTGGGCGTTTGGATCAGTCTTCCGTCTGCCGATTTTATTTCAACGATTGTAACTTTAATTGTGATTATCCGCCAGTTTGCAACATTTAAACGACTTAATGCCGCTGAAATAAAAGATAATCATTAA